Genomic segment of Candidatus Spechtbacterales bacterium:
CAAGGAGGATTTAAAAGAAGGGTATTGCAGCCCGATTACAAATACAACAACCCGCTGGTGACTAAGTTCGTCAACTATATAATGTGGGAAGGAAAAAAATCTGTTGCACGTAAAGTTGTTTACGATGCTTTTGATATTATTCAGAAAAAGACAAAAGAAGATCCTATGGACGTTTTTGATAAGGCTCTTAAGAATGTCGCGCCAACCCTTGAAGTAAAAACACGAAGAATAGGAGGTGCAAACTATCAGGTACCTATACAGGTTAAGGGTGACAGGCG
This window contains:
- the rpsG gene encoding 30S ribosomal protein S7, which translates into the protein MRKQGGFKRRVLQPDYKYNNPLVTKFVNYIMWEGKKSVARKVVYDAFDIIQKKTKEDPMDVFDKALKNVAPTLEVKTRRIGGANYQVPIQVKGDRRIILAMRWIRESSRNQKGKPMAQSLAQELMAAANNEGEAIKKKEATERTARANRAFAHFA